One Nocardiopsis gilva YIM 90087 genomic window, GGTTACTCGGGGTAGGAAACCGGCACGGGGCCGGGCGGCCACGAGTGGCGCCCCGTCCACAGAGAGGAAACGGTGTCATGTGCTCGATGGGCGGGGCGACCGGCGTGATGGGAGGCATGGACATGATGGGCTCGATGATGATCGGCATGCTGTTCGTTCTGGCCGTCGTGATCGCCCTCGCCGTGGCCGGCGGAGTATGGCTGGGCCGGTCCCTGGCGAGGCGCGACGACAACGTCCCGCAGGTCGCGGAGGACCCCGCCCAGGTCGAGCTGCGGCGCAGGTACGCAGCG contains:
- a CDS encoding SHOCT domain-containing protein: MCSMGGATGVMGGMDMMGSMMIGMLFVLAVVIALAVAGGVWLGRSLARRDDNVPQVAEDPAQVELRRRYAAGEIDREEYLQRKIDME